A region from the Desulfomarina profundi genome encodes:
- a CDS encoding DMT family transporter, with the protein MTGERALWYCASMQIKENSQLPLKASLFTVFLSTLFGANAVAVKITFNGIGVFSCAGLRFGLAAIVISIWAVSTGRSLRVNRQQAYRLLVVSFLFTAQVALFYTGLSRTTASHGILIANFLPFVVLLLAHFFIPGERVTIRKAVGIVLGFIGVLVLVFDTQVVDASVRSGDFIIFCAVLFWGTNAVYIKRIISSTNPVLVTLYPMLLAVPCLLLAGWFFDNGMIRHVDLPIGLSLFYQSFITASFGYIAWNTLVSEYGTALIHSYVFIMPVSGVFFGVVLLGEPLTLSLLGSIIFIVLGIAIINQKNG; encoded by the coding sequence TTGACAGGTGAGAGAGCGCTCTGGTATTGTGCCTCAATGCAGATAAAGGAAAATTCCCAACTCCCTCTCAAGGCGTCACTTTTTACAGTCTTTCTTTCCACACTTTTTGGTGCAAATGCTGTAGCTGTAAAGATTACTTTTAATGGTATCGGTGTGTTCAGTTGTGCGGGACTCCGCTTTGGGCTGGCTGCTATTGTTATCTCCATCTGGGCTGTCTCTACAGGAAGGTCTCTTCGTGTCAACAGGCAGCAGGCGTACCGCCTCCTGGTTGTCTCTTTTCTCTTTACAGCGCAGGTTGCCTTGTTTTACACCGGTCTGAGCAGGACAACGGCTTCACATGGAATTCTTATCGCCAACTTCCTCCCTTTTGTTGTTCTGCTTCTAGCCCATTTTTTCATTCCCGGAGAGCGGGTGACCATAAGAAAGGCCGTTGGGATAGTTCTGGGGTTCATCGGTGTTCTTGTGCTTGTTTTTGATACACAGGTGGTGGATGCTTCTGTCAGGAGCGGTGATTTTATCATTTTCTGCGCGGTGTTGTTTTGGGGGACAAATGCGGTCTATATAAAAAGGATAATATCCTCGACCAACCCGGTTCTGGTGACGCTTTACCCAATGCTTCTCGCTGTTCCCTGTCTTCTTCTTGCCGGATGGTTTTTCGATAACGGCATGATTCGTCATGTCGATCTCCCAATTGGTCTCTCTCTTTTTTACCAGTCTTTTATTACGGCATCATTCGGATATATTGCCTGGAACACTCTGGTCAGTGAATATGGTACGGCACTGATTCATTCCTACGTTTTTATCATGCCTGTTTCAGGTGTCTTTTTCGGGGTTGTTCTTCTTGGAGAACCTTTGACTCTTTCCCTTCTTGGCTCAATTATCTTTATTGTTCTCGGTATCGCCATTATCAATCAAAAAAACGGTTGA
- a CDS encoding MoaD/ThiS family protein gives MVKLNFKLTERGEVEIPLSEPQCLQTVLDRYNAEKGIDAGGYIAVCRGKVVPGDQLVHDGDEIDIFPAISGG, from the coding sequence ATGGTAAAACTGAACTTCAAACTGACTGAAAGGGGAGAGGTTGAGATTCCCCTTTCAGAGCCTCAATGTCTGCAAACTGTTCTGGACCGATATAATGCAGAAAAGGGGATTGACGCCGGTGGTTATATTGCAGTCTGCCGTGGAAAGGTTGTCCCTGGAGACCAGCTGGTTCATGATGGGGATGAAATTGATATATTCCCCGCAATTTCAGGAGGATAA
- a CDS encoding phosphate/phosphite/phosphonate ABC transporter substrate-binding protein, with product MKDWRKSFLIVICLLVLMPVFSHGETYKIGVLAKNGPVKALKKWKSTGEYLTAKLTGKTFEIIPLSFDAVNGAIQSGAVDFFLVNSSMYVTAKVRYGASAIATMINSRQGQPLQSFGGVIFTLAENEDINSLADLKGKTFMAVKKSSFGGWQMAYKELLDGGINPTADFAKLEFGGKHDNVVYAVINGAVDAGTVRTDTIERMVAADELDMDELKIINQKKYNDFPFVCSTRLYPEWPLAKVAHVGDDLASEVVAALRELKSTDKAAKDAKIVGWRDSLDYGPVEELQKVLKIGAYSGQ from the coding sequence ATGAAGGATTGGCGAAAGAGCTTTTTAATTGTGATCTGTTTGTTGGTTTTAATGCCTGTTTTCAGTCATGGAGAAACGTATAAAATTGGGGTACTGGCAAAAAACGGTCCTGTAAAGGCCCTGAAAAAATGGAAATCCACTGGAGAATATCTGACAGCAAAACTGACAGGAAAGACTTTTGAAATAATTCCCTTGAGTTTTGATGCAGTCAATGGTGCCATTCAATCAGGGGCTGTTGATTTCTTCCTGGTCAACTCCTCCATGTACGTTACGGCCAAGGTGAGATATGGCGCTTCAGCCATTGCCACTATGATTAATTCCAGGCAGGGGCAGCCATTACAGTCTTTTGGCGGAGTCATTTTTACCCTTGCAGAAAATGAAGATATTAATTCTCTGGCCGATTTGAAAGGAAAAACGTTTATGGCTGTGAAAAAATCATCGTTTGGTGGCTGGCAGATGGCTTACAAGGAGCTGCTGGATGGTGGCATTAACCCCACTGCAGATTTTGCCAAACTGGAATTTGGAGGAAAGCACGATAATGTTGTTTATGCGGTCATCAATGGTGCTGTTGATGCCGGTACAGTAAGAACTGATACGATTGAGCGAATGGTCGCGGCGGATGAGCTGGATATGGATGAATTGAAGATCATCAATCAGAAGAAATATAACGATTTTCCTTTCGTCTGCAGTACCAGGCTTTACCCGGAATGGCCGCTGGCGAAGGTAGCTCATGTGGGAGATGATCTGGCATCTGAAGTTGTAGCCGCCTTGAGAGAGTTGAAAAGCACTGATAAGGCGGCAAAAGACGCGAAAATTGTCGGCTGGAGGGATTCTTTGGATTACGGGCCGGTTGAAGAGTTGCAAAAGGTACTGAAAATAGGTGCTTATTCCGGACAGTAA